In Seriola aureovittata isolate HTS-2021-v1 ecotype China chromosome 24, ASM2101889v1, whole genome shotgun sequence, the following proteins share a genomic window:
- the LOC130165473 gene encoding CLIP-associating protein 1-B-like, with product MEEEVSVEYLLEQVMHNDAGKRLQVGQEVTELILDGEKSPELEQDQATLDRMVEAVAGSWVNSSNFKVRTGCWFKGGDACCWRRGGKNEHTPSLSPSF from the coding sequence atggaggaggaggtgagcgTGGAGTATTTACTGGAGCAGGTGATGCACAACGACGCGGGGAAGAGGCTCCAGGTGGGCCAGGAGGTCACAGAGCTCATCCTGGACGGGGAGAAGTCCCCCGAGCTGGAGCAGGACCAGGCCACGCTGGACAGGATGGTGGAGGCGGTGGCCGGCTCCTGGGTCAACTCCAGCAACTTCAAGGTGAGGACAGGCTGTTGGTTTAAAGGTGGAGACGCTTGTTGCTGGAGGAGAGGTGGGAAGAATGAACACACTCCAAGTCTGTcaccatcattttaa